Proteins encoded in a region of the Ursus arctos isolate Adak ecotype North America unplaced genomic scaffold, UrsArc2.0 scaffold_2, whole genome shotgun sequence genome:
- the GBA1 gene encoding lysosomal acid glucosylceramidase isoform X1, with protein sequence MELSSPPREACPRLLGRVGTMAASLTGLLLLQAVSWASALASACASSLAGARPCSPRSFGYSSVVCVCNATYCDSLDPLTPPTPGTFSRYESTRSGRRMELSLGTIQANRTGTGLLLTLQPDQKFQKVKGFGGAMTDAAALNILALSPPARNLLLKSYFSEEGIEYNIIRVPMASCDFSIRTYTYDDTPDDFQLRNFSLPEEDVKLKIPLIHQALELARRPVSLFASPWTSPTWLKTNGAVNGKGSLKGQPGDLYHQTWARYFVKFLDAYAAHKLRFWAVTAENEPSAGLLSGYPFQCLGFTPEHQRDFIARDLGPALANSTHRDIRLLILDDQRLLLPHWARVVLADPEAAKYIHGIAVHWYLDFLAPAKATLGETHRLFPNTMLFASEACVGSKFWEQSVRLGSWDRGVQYSHSIITNLLYHVAGWTDWNLALNLEGGPNWVRNFVDSPIIVDIAKDTFYKQPMFYHLGHFSKFIPEGSQRVGLQASKKNSLDTVALMRPDGSAVVVVLNRSPKDVPLTIEDPAVGFVETLSPGYSIHTYVWHHQ encoded by the exons ATGGAGCTTTCAAGTCCTCCCAGAGAG GCATGTCCCCGGCTCCTGGGCAGGGTAGGCACCATGGCTGCCAGCCTCACGGGATTGCTTCTACTTCAGGCAGTATCGTGGGCATCAG CCCTGGCCTCTGCTTGTGCCTCCTCCCTCGCAGGTGCCCGGCCCTGCAGCCCTAGAAGCTTTGGCTACAGCTCAGTGGTCTGCGTGTGCAATGCCACGTACTGCGACTCTCTTGACCCCCTGACCCCGCCCACCCCTGGCACCTTCAGCCGGTACGAGAGCACACGCAGCGGGCGCCGAATGGAGCTGAGTCTGGGGACCATCCAGGCCAACCGCACGGGCACAG GGCTGCTACTGACCTTGCAGCCAGACCAGAAGTTCCAGAAAGTGAAGGGGTTTGGAGGGGCCATGACAGATGCTGCTGCCCTCAACATCCTCGCCCTGTCACCCCCTGCCCGGAATTTGCTACTCAAAtcctatttttctgaagaag GAATCGAGTACAACATCATCCGAGTCCCCATGGCCAGCTGTGACTTCTCCATCCGCACCTACACCTATGATGACACCCCTGACGACTTCCAGTTACGCAACTTCAGCCTCCCTGAGGAGGACGTCAAGCTCAAG ATACCCCTGATTCACCAAGCCCTGGAGCTGGCTCGACGCCCCGTGTCACTGTTTGCCAGCCCCTGGACGTCACCCACGTGGCTGAAGACCAACGGGGCCGTGAATGGGAAGGGGTCACTCAAGGGTCAGCCTGGGGATCTCTACCACCAGACCTGGGCCAGATACTTTGTTAA GTTCCTGGATGCGTATGCAGCGCACAAGTTACGGTTCTGGGCAGTGACGGCAGAGAACGAGCCCTCTGCAGGGCTGCTCAGTGGGTACCCCTTCCAATGCCTGGGCTTCACCCCCGAACACCAGCGAGACTTCATTGCCCGGGACCTGGGTCCTGCCCTCGCCAACAGTACTCACCGTGACATCCGTCTGCTCATTTTGGATGACCAACGCTTGCTGCTGCCCCACTGGGCCCGGGTG GTGCTGGCGGACCCGGAGGCGGCCAAGTACATCCACGGCATTGCTGTACACTGGTACCTGGACTTTCTGGCCCCAGCAAAAGCCACCCTGGGGGAGACACACCGCCTATTCCCCAACACCATGCTCTTTGCCTCGGAGGCCTGCGTGGGCTCCAAGTTTTGGGAGCAGAGTGTGCGCCTGGGCTCCTGGGACCGAGGGGTGCAGTACAGCCACAGCATCATCACG AACCTTCTCTACCACGTGGCCGGCTGGACGGACTGGAACCTGGCGCTGAACCTAGAAGGGGGCCCCAACTGGGTGCGTAACTTTGTGGACAGCCCTATCATTGTCGACATCGCCAAAGACACGTTTTACAAACAGCCCATGTTCTATCACCTCGGCCACTTCAG CAAATTCATTCCAGAGGGCTCCCAGAGAGTGGGGCTGCAGGCCAGCAAGAAGAACAGCTTGGACACGGTGGCTCTGATGCGTCCCGACGGCTCCGCGGTCGTGGTGGTGCTGAACCG CTCCCCTAAGGACGTGCCTCTCACCATCGAGGACCCTGCCGTGGGCTTCGTGGAGACGCTGTCCCCGGGTTACTCCATCCACACCTACGTGTGGCACCACCAGTGA
- the GBA1 gene encoding lysosomal acid glucosylceramidase isoform X2, which produces MELSSPPREACPRLLGRVGTMAASLTGLLLLQAVSWASGARPCSPRSFGYSSVVCVCNATYCDSLDPLTPPTPGTFSRYESTRSGRRMELSLGTIQANRTGTGLLLTLQPDQKFQKVKGFGGAMTDAAALNILALSPPARNLLLKSYFSEEGIEYNIIRVPMASCDFSIRTYTYDDTPDDFQLRNFSLPEEDVKLKIPLIHQALELARRPVSLFASPWTSPTWLKTNGAVNGKGSLKGQPGDLYHQTWARYFVKFLDAYAAHKLRFWAVTAENEPSAGLLSGYPFQCLGFTPEHQRDFIARDLGPALANSTHRDIRLLILDDQRLLLPHWARVVLADPEAAKYIHGIAVHWYLDFLAPAKATLGETHRLFPNTMLFASEACVGSKFWEQSVRLGSWDRGVQYSHSIITNLLYHVAGWTDWNLALNLEGGPNWVRNFVDSPIIVDIAKDTFYKQPMFYHLGHFSKFIPEGSQRVGLQASKKNSLDTVALMRPDGSAVVVVLNRSPKDVPLTIEDPAVGFVETLSPGYSIHTYVWHHQ; this is translated from the exons ATGGAGCTTTCAAGTCCTCCCAGAGAG GCATGTCCCCGGCTCCTGGGCAGGGTAGGCACCATGGCTGCCAGCCTCACGGGATTGCTTCTACTTCAGGCAGTATCGTGGGCATCAG GTGCCCGGCCCTGCAGCCCTAGAAGCTTTGGCTACAGCTCAGTGGTCTGCGTGTGCAATGCCACGTACTGCGACTCTCTTGACCCCCTGACCCCGCCCACCCCTGGCACCTTCAGCCGGTACGAGAGCACACGCAGCGGGCGCCGAATGGAGCTGAGTCTGGGGACCATCCAGGCCAACCGCACGGGCACAG GGCTGCTACTGACCTTGCAGCCAGACCAGAAGTTCCAGAAAGTGAAGGGGTTTGGAGGGGCCATGACAGATGCTGCTGCCCTCAACATCCTCGCCCTGTCACCCCCTGCCCGGAATTTGCTACTCAAAtcctatttttctgaagaag GAATCGAGTACAACATCATCCGAGTCCCCATGGCCAGCTGTGACTTCTCCATCCGCACCTACACCTATGATGACACCCCTGACGACTTCCAGTTACGCAACTTCAGCCTCCCTGAGGAGGACGTCAAGCTCAAG ATACCCCTGATTCACCAAGCCCTGGAGCTGGCTCGACGCCCCGTGTCACTGTTTGCCAGCCCCTGGACGTCACCCACGTGGCTGAAGACCAACGGGGCCGTGAATGGGAAGGGGTCACTCAAGGGTCAGCCTGGGGATCTCTACCACCAGACCTGGGCCAGATACTTTGTTAA GTTCCTGGATGCGTATGCAGCGCACAAGTTACGGTTCTGGGCAGTGACGGCAGAGAACGAGCCCTCTGCAGGGCTGCTCAGTGGGTACCCCTTCCAATGCCTGGGCTTCACCCCCGAACACCAGCGAGACTTCATTGCCCGGGACCTGGGTCCTGCCCTCGCCAACAGTACTCACCGTGACATCCGTCTGCTCATTTTGGATGACCAACGCTTGCTGCTGCCCCACTGGGCCCGGGTG GTGCTGGCGGACCCGGAGGCGGCCAAGTACATCCACGGCATTGCTGTACACTGGTACCTGGACTTTCTGGCCCCAGCAAAAGCCACCCTGGGGGAGACACACCGCCTATTCCCCAACACCATGCTCTTTGCCTCGGAGGCCTGCGTGGGCTCCAAGTTTTGGGAGCAGAGTGTGCGCCTGGGCTCCTGGGACCGAGGGGTGCAGTACAGCCACAGCATCATCACG AACCTTCTCTACCACGTGGCCGGCTGGACGGACTGGAACCTGGCGCTGAACCTAGAAGGGGGCCCCAACTGGGTGCGTAACTTTGTGGACAGCCCTATCATTGTCGACATCGCCAAAGACACGTTTTACAAACAGCCCATGTTCTATCACCTCGGCCACTTCAG CAAATTCATTCCAGAGGGCTCCCAGAGAGTGGGGCTGCAGGCCAGCAAGAAGAACAGCTTGGACACGGTGGCTCTGATGCGTCCCGACGGCTCCGCGGTCGTGGTGGTGCTGAACCG CTCCCCTAAGGACGTGCCTCTCACCATCGAGGACCCTGCCGTGGGCTTCGTGGAGACGCTGTCCCCGGGTTACTCCATCCACACCTACGTGTGGCACCACCAGTGA
- the MTX1 gene encoding metaxin-1, whose product MRLGGPPRGPCSGTSPAGPWSSPGRVQGCEKPQSRPGSTRPASPGPAAPSGVRGSPQPGRPASARRARPRTLPPFGTRLWSRRRPPSPEALGSAPRRPASPRSSLRPPPLVARGAGRAGGAARGRTEARGEVLPGQRAGKMAAPMELFCWSGGWGLPSVDLDSLTVLTYARFTGAPLKVHKVTNPWQSPSGTLPALRTSHGEVISVPHKIITHLRKEKYNADYDLSARQGADTLAFMSLLEEKLLPVLIHTFWVDTKNYVEVTRKWYAEAMPFPLNFFLPGRMQRQFMERLQLLCGEHRPENEEELEKELYQEARECLTLLSQRLGSQKFFFGDAPASLDAFVFGYLALLLQARLPSGKLQAHLRGLQNLCAYCTHVLSLYFPWDGAEGPPPRQTPAGPETEEEPYRRRNQVLSVLAGLAAMVGYALLSGIVSIQRTTPARAPGTRSLSMAEEDEEE is encoded by the exons ATGCGGCTCGGGGGACCCCCCCGCGGCCCCTGCTCCGGGACGAGCCCCGCGGGGCCCTGGAGCAGCCCAGGCCGCGTGCAGGGCTGCGAGAAACCCCAGAGCCGGCCCGGGAGCACAAGACCCGCTTCGCCGGGACCCGCTGCGCCCTCGGGGGTCCGGGGCTCCCCGCAGCCAGGGCGCCCGGCCTCCGCGAGGAGGGCCCGGCCGAGAACCCTTCCCCCCTTCGGGACCCGCCTCTGGAGCCGGCGGCGGCCGCCCTCCCCCGAAGCCCTCGGCTccgccccgcgccgccccgcCTCGCCTCGGAGCTCGCTCCGGCCCCCGCCTCTGGTTGCccgaggggcggggcgggcgggcggtgCCGCGCGGGGGCGGACGGAAGCGCGGGGGGAGGTGCTTCCGGGACAGAGGGCGGGCAAGATGGCGGCGCCCATGGAGCTGTTCTGCTGGTCGGGGGGCTGGGGGCTACCGTCAGTGGACCTGGACAGCCTGACCGTGCTG aCCTATGCCAGATTCACTGGTGCCCCGCTCAAGGTACACAAGGTCACCAACCCCTGGCAGAGCCCGTCAG GAACTCTGCCTGCCCTTCGGACCAGTCATGGAGAGGTCATCTCGGTACCACACAAGATCATCACCCACCTTCGAAAAGAG AAGTACAACGCTGATTATGATCTGTCAGCCCGGCAAGGGGCAGACACCTTGGCCTTCATGTCTCTGCTGGAGGAGAAGCTGCTCCCAGTGCTG ATACATACTTTTTGGGTAGACACCAAGAACTATGTGGAAGTGACCCGGAAGTGGTATGCAGAGGCCATGCCCTTCCCCCTGAACTTCTTCCTTCCCGGCCGCATGCAGCGGCAGTTCATGGAGCGTCTGCagctgctgtgcggggagcacAGGCCTGAGAACGAggaagagctggagaaggag TTGTACCAAGAGGCTCGGGAATGCCTGACCCTGCTCTCCCAGCGCCTGGGCTCTCAGAAATTCTTCTTTGGAGACGC ccccgCCTCCTTGGATGCCTTTGTCTTTGGCTACTTGGCCCTGCTGCTGCAGGCCAGGCTGCCCAGCGGGAAGCTGCAGGCCCACCTGCGGGGGCTGCAGAACCTCTGTGCCTACTGCACGCACGTCCTCAGCCTCTACTTCCCGTGGGATGGAG CCGAGGGGCCACCCCCACGCCAGACGCCAGCGGGCCCGGAGACGGAGGAGGAGCCGTACCGGCGCCGGAACCAGGTCCTCTCCGTGCTGGCGGGCCTGGCAGCCATGGTGGGCTACGCCTTGCTCAGCGGCATTGTCTCTATCCAGCGGACAACGCCGGCTCGGGCCCCGGGCACGCGGTCCCTGAGCATGGCTGAGGAGGATGAAGAGGAGTGA